Proteins from a single region of Gorilla gorilla gorilla isolate KB3781 chromosome 16, NHGRI_mGorGor1-v2.1_pri, whole genome shotgun sequence:
- the RPS17 gene encoding small ribosomal subunit protein eS17 isoform X1, whose translation MLLLSLACVEEMDATLEPIARAVPLKIRWGREASPSQPRGAGSGKGGAVGGGTDTLPTGGARRRRPRSTPPGGAVWLPSRLRATVAGRKRLSGLSFNRLRLCFLFPLLPRTRQHGPRSHQNREEGGPGHHRKVLHAPGQRLPHEQARVRGDRHYPQQKAPQQDSRVSRAFLGLRGSAVCLCALPPSDSGRDGALVVSLA comes from the exons ATGCTTCTCCTCTCCCTGGCGTGTGTGGAAGAGATGGACGCTACGCTAGAGCCCATCGCACGGGCGGTCCCATTAAAAATCAGATGGGGGAGAGAAGCGAGCCCAAGTCAACCAAGGGGAGCGGGGAGCGGAAAGGGAGGAGCCGTCGGGGGCGGGACAGACACCCTGCCCACCGGAGGggcgcgccgccgccgcccccgctcCACTCCGCCAGGGGGCGCTGTGTGGCTCCCGAGTAGGCTCAGAGCGACCGTGGCCGGGCGGAAGCGGCTTTCTGGCCTAAGCTTTAACAGGCTTCGCCTGTGCTTCCTGTTTCCTCTTTTACCAAGGACCCGCCAACATG GGCCGCGTTCGCACCAAAACCGTGAAGAAGGCGGCCCGGGTCATCATAGAAAAGTACTACACGCGCCTGGGCAACGACTTCCACACGAACAAGCGCGTGTGCGAGGAGATCGCCATTATCCCCAGCAAAAAGCTCCGCAACAAGATAGCAGGGTGAGTCGGGCCTTCCTCGGCCTCCGGGGCTCCGCGGTCTGTTTGTGTGCTCTGCCGCCCTCCGACTCGGGAAGAGACGGTGCCTTGGTGGTTTCGTTAGCCTGA